One Solanum pennellii chromosome 10, SPENNV200 genomic region harbors:
- the LOC107031860 gene encoding serine/threonine-protein kinase SRPK-like, translating to MEGFVEDQRLKEEEEMIEESSDDCTSEDEGTDDYRRGGYHAVRIGDTFKGGRYVVQSKLGWGHFSTVWLAWDTVMSQFVALKVQKSAQHYTEAALDEITILKQIAEGDPEGGKSVVKLLDHFKHSGPNGQHVCMVFEYLGDNLLSLIKYTDYRGLPIHMVKELCFHVLVGLDYLHRQLSIIHTDLKPENMLLCSTIDPYKDPKKSGAPLILPSNMDKASLKSGTVKGRVTFYANLTNDQKVRRKPKETAQIAGKTAVESSQSNADLSNDHLAGYANVDRLSNSDAATASGKESLGPKRGSGSRRRKTLESVDLKCKLVDFGNACWTYKQFTDNIQTRQYRCPEVILGSKYSTSADLWSFACICFELATGDVLFDPHSGDNFDRDEDHLALMMELLGTMPRKIALGGRYSREFFNRHGDLRHIRRLRFWPLDKVLVEKYEFSERDAKDMADFLIPILDFDPEKRPTAAQCLLHPWMNAGPNNLEPRVPDARSEATDTVNSEQIKRDKEKKEAMEVRMGKMSIV from the exons ATGGAGGGGTTTGTTGAGGATCAGCGGTTGAAGGAGGAAGAAGAGATGATTGAGGAGAGTAGTGATGATTGTACTTCGGAAGACGAGGGAACTGATGATTACCGGCGGGGAGGTTATCATGCCGTCCGTATAGGTGATACTTTTAAAGGGGGCCGGTATGTTGTTCAGAGCAAGCTGGGTTGGGGTCATTTCTCTACTGTTTGGCTTGCTTGGGATACTGTCATGTCC CAATTTGTAGCATTGAAAGTACAAAAGAGTGCACAGCACTATACGGAGGCAGCATTGGATGAGATTACAATTCTAAAGCAGATTGCAGAAGGTGACCCTGAAGGGGGCAAAAGTGTAGTGAAGTTACTGGATCATTTTAAGCACTCAGGTCCAAATGGACAACATGTGTGTATGGTTTTTGAGTATTTGGGTGATAATCTCTTGTCACTTATTAAGTATACTGATTATCGAGGACTGCCTATTCACATGGTTAAAGAACTTTGTTTCCATGTTCTAGTGGGTTTGGATTATTTGCACAGACAGCTTTCTATCATACACACTGATCTGAAACCTGAGAACATGCTACTCTGTTCCACGATTGATCCGTATAAGGATCCCAAAAAATCAGGAGCTCCTCTTATTCTTCCTAGTAATATGGACAAGGCTTCACTGAAATCTGGTACTGTGAAGGGACGTGTAACATTCTATGCGAATTTAACTAATGACCAAAAGGTCAGAAGAAAGCCCAAAGAAACAGCTCAAATTGCAGGGAAGACAGCTGTTGAGTCGTCTCAATCAAACGCAGATTTGTCAAATGATCATCTTGCTggttatgctaatgttgatagGTTGTCCAACTCTGATGCTGCAACAGCCAGTGGGAAAGAAAGTTTGGGTCCTAAGAGAGGCAGTGGTTCTAGACGGAGGAAGACGTTGGAGTCAGTCGACCTAAAGTGCAAATTGGTTGATTTTGGGAATGCTTGTTGGACATACAAACAGTTCACAGATAATATACAGACGAGGCAGTATAGGTGCCCTGAAGTTATCCTTGGCTCTAAATATTCAACCTCAGCAGATCTTTGGTCCTTTGCTTGCATTTGTTTTGAGCTTGCAACTGGTGACGTATTGTTTGATCCTCACAGTGGTGACAACTTCGATAGAGATGAG GATCACCTAGCACTAATGATGGAGCTTCTAGGAACAATGCCTCGAAAA ATTGCCTTGGGTGGACGCTATTCACGTGAGTTCTTCAATAGACACGGTGACTTAAGGCACATCAGACGGTTACGGTTTTGGCCATTAGATAAGGTCCTCGTTGAGAAATATGAGTTCAGCGAGCGAGATGCAAAGGACATGGCTGATTTCCTGATCCCAATACTTGATTTTGATCCAGAGAAACGGCCAACTGCAGCTCAGTGTCTTCTTCATCCATGGATGAACGCAGGACCTAACAATTTGGAACCTCGTGTGCCTGATGCACGGTCTGAAGCCACTGATACTGTAAACTCTGAGCAAATTAAGAGAGACAAGGAAAAGAAAGAGGCAATGGAGGTGAGAATGGGGAAAATGTCTATTGTCTAG